TTGCATCATCATTCAAGCTTTTAATTCCTAAATTATCAAAAAAGACGGAACTGATTATATTTAAACTGCTTTTTTTTAAAATCCGTTTTATGAGTTCCTTTTCTCCAATATCTGAAACTTTAGGGTGCATGTTAAAAACCAGCTTAGAGGGCGTCTGCCACTCTGTCACCGATTATATCTACTAGCCTTGGGTCAGCACCAAGAGGTTCAGTGTAGATAATTTCGCCTTCAAATTCAATTTCTTCGTCTTCTTCTTGATGGCTGTGTCCATGCCCATGACTGTGTGAATGTTTATGACCATTATCTAAACCAAGGATGTGTGGAATGTCCTGCTTTGTGTGAACACCATGAGCTAAAAAGACAGGTGTTACAATTATCTTC
The DNA window shown above is from Methanobacterium sp. and carries:
- the cfbA gene encoding sirohydrochlorin nickelochelatase, coding for MDTNSDSKTAKIGVLLVGHGSRLPYGKDIVSKLGEMYRQNSDYIVEVGFMNMSKPSIPAAINSLAKKGVQKIIVTPVFLAHGVHTKQDIPHILGLDNGHKHSHSHGHGHSHQEEDEEIEFEGEIIYTEPLGADPRLVDIIGDRVADAL